One window of Triticum dicoccoides isolate Atlit2015 ecotype Zavitan chromosome 5A, WEW_v2.0, whole genome shotgun sequence genomic DNA carries:
- the LOC119303308 gene encoding 40S ribosomal protein S29: MGHSNVWNSHPKNYGPGSRVCRVCGNSHGLIRKYGLMCCRQCFRSNAKDIGFIKYR; the protein is encoded by the exons atgggacACTCGAACGTCTGGAACTCGCACCCCAAGAACTACGGCCCCGGATCGAGGGTTTG CCGTGTCTGCGGCAACTCGCATGGCCTGATCCGCAAGTACGGGCTGATGTGCTGCAGGCAGTGCTTCCGCAGCAACGCCAAGGACATTGGCTTCATCAAG TACCGTTAA
- the LOC119303307 gene encoding uncharacterized protein LOC119303307 translates to MDPCPFVRVLVGNLALRMPVAPPAAGAGAGVHPSTSPCYIKIRLGKMACQTAAAPLVLSDAAAAEQPPSGALAAAFHLSKADLEWFARKPSLFSPSRGAATLKVSVYAGRKGTTCGVSSGRLLGKATISLDLKGAEAKPAVLHSGWISVGRRGVGGKGGGPAAAELSLTVRAEPDPRFVFEFDGEPECSPQVMQVRGSMKQPMFTCKFGCRTNSDLRRSVAQTEREAAGKERKGWSVTVHDLSGSPVALASMVTPFVASPGTDRVSRSNPGAWLILRPAGDGAWEPWGRLECWRERGGAGSSDSLGYRFDLLVPGVDHAVPIADSTIAASKGGKFALDLTAAQPLSRGSTPGCSPRGSGDFSQWPLGNYRGFVMSASVEGEGRCSKPTVEVGVAHVGCAEDAAAFVALAAAVDLSMDACRLFSHKLRKELSHLRSDVLR, encoded by the coding sequence ATGGACCCGTGCCCGTTCGTGCGGGTGCTGGTCGGCAACCTCGCCCTCAGAATGCCggtcgcgccgcccgccgccggcgccggcgccggcgtccACCCCTCCACCTCCCCCTGCTACATCAAGATCCGCCTCGGCAAGATGGCCTGCCagaccgccgccgccccgctcgtcctctccgacgccgccgccgccgagcagcCCCCCTCCGGCGCCCTGGCCGCGGCCTTCCACCTCTCCAAGGCCGACCTGGAGTGGTTCGCCCGCAAGCCCTCGCTCTTCTCCCCCTCCCGCGGGGCCGCCACGCTCAAGGTGTCCGTCTATGCCGGCCGCAAGGGGACTACATGTGGCGTCAGCTCCGGGCGGCTGCTCGGGAAGGCCACCATCTCGCTGGatctcaagggcgccgaggccaagCCCGCGGTGCTGCACAGCGGCTGGATTTCCGTCGGGAGGCGCGGCGTTGGCGGCAAGGGCGGCGGGCCCGCGGCCGCGGAGCTCAGCCTCACCGTCCGCGCGGAGCCCGACCCCCGGTTCGTGTTCGAGTTCGACGGCGAGCCGGAGTGCAGCCCGCAGGTGATGCAGGTCCGGGGCAGCATGAAGCAGCCCATGTTCACCTGCAAGTTCGGCTGCCGCACCAACAGCGACCTGCGGAGGTCGGTGGCGCAGACGGAGCGGGAGGCCGCCGGGAAGGAGCGCAAGGGGTGGTCCGTCACGGTGCACGACCTCTCCGGCTCCCCCGTCGCGCTCGCCTCCATGGTGACGCCCTTCGTCGCCTCGCCGGGGACGGACCGCGTGAGCCGCTCCAACCCGGGCGCGTGGCTCATCCTCCGGCCCGCGGGCGACGGCGCGTGGGAGCCCTGGGGCCGCCTCGAGTGCTGGCGGGAGCGCGGCGGGGCGGGGTCCTCCGACAGCCTCGGCTACCGCTTCGACCTCCTCGTCCCCGGCGTCGACCACGCCGTCCCCATCGCGGACTCCACCATCGCCGCGTCCAAGGGCGGCAAGTTCGCGCTCGACCTGACCGCGGCGCAGCCCCTGAGCCGGGGGAGCACCCCGGGATGCAGCCCGCGGGGCAGCGGCGACTTCAGCCAGTGGCCTCTGGGGAACTACCGCGGGTTCGTCATGTCGGCCTCGGTGGAAGGCGAGGGCCGGTGCAGCAAGCCCACGGTGGAGGTCGGGGTGGCGCACGTCGGGTGCGCGGAGGACGCGGCGGCGTTCGTGGCGCTGGCGGCGGCCGTGGACCTGAGCATGGACGCGTGCAGGCTCTTCTCGCACAAGCTCAGGAAGGAGCTCTCGCACCTGCGGTCGGACGTCCTCCGGTGA